AGTAAAAGGGAGAAGGAGGGATGCCATTGATTACATTCAAGCAGGTGGATAAATACTTTGGCCGTTTTCAAGTGCTGATGGATATTAACCTGCACATCGGTCAGGGTGAAGTGGTTGTCGTCGTTGGACCTTCCGGTTCGGGGAAGAGCACTTTGCTCCGCTGCATCAACAGACTGGAAACCGTGTCCGAGGGTGAACTCACCGTTGACGGCATTAAAGTCAATGACAGATCCACGGATATTAACAAGCTCAGACGTAATATCGGCATGGTATTTCAGCATTTCAACCTGTACACCCATATGAAGGTTATCGACAATATTACGCTGGCTCCGATTAAAGCGCTTGGATTGCCTCCTTCGGAAGCAAAGGAGACCGCCCGGTTTTATCTGGATAAGGTCGGAATTCCCGAGAAGGCGGACGCTTATCCTTCTCAGCTCTCAGGCGGCCAGCAGCAGCGTGTCGCTATTGCCCGCGGACTTGCGATGAAGCCGAAGATCATGCTGTTCGATGAGCCTACTTCCGCACTCGATCCCGAGATGATCGGCGAAGTGCTCGATGTGATGAAGTCGCTCGCCCACGAGGGCATGACCATGGTGGTTGTCACTCACGAAATGGGCTTTGCCCGGGAGGTTGCGGACAGGATCGTGTTTATGGATCAAGGTCGTATTATCGAGGAGGCCGTTCCGGCACAGTTCTTCGATAATCCGAAGGAAGAGAGAGCGAGATTGTTTCTGAGCAGGATCATTAATCATTAAAAACAGAGCGGGTAGAGAGGGGAAATTGTATTGAAGAAAAATAAAAGATGGCTGACGATTATGCTCCTGATTACTGCTGTTATGCTCGTTCTTGCAGGCTGCGGCGCCAAGAATAACGGAAGCTCGGGCGGCAACGCCGGCACTTCCGGTGGAGGGAATCAAGGGACGGGTGCAAGCGCCGGCGATTCGGAAGGCGTACTGGCAGATATTAAAGCAAGGGGCAAGCTGGTAGCCGGTGTCAAGTTCGATACGAAGCTGTTCGGCTTGAAGGACCCCGCGACGAGAAATGTAGAAGGCTTCGATGTCGATATAGCGAAGGCGATCGCAAAGAAAATCTTCGGCGACGACAGCAAGCTGGAGCTAAAGGAAGTAACATCCAAAACACGGATTCAGATGCTGAACGCAGGTGATATCGACCTCATCGTCGCGACGATGACAATCACCGAGGAACGGAAGAAACAAGTCGACTTCACCGATGTCTATTTCAAAGCCGGCCAATCGCTGCTCGTCAAGAAAGGCAGTCCGATTCGCAGCATTGATGATATCACGAAAGATACGAAGGTTCTCGGCGTTAAAGGCTCCACTTCGATTAAAAATATCGAAGACAAGGTTGCGGGACTCAGTGTTCAGCAGTATGAGAATTACCAGGAAGCTTTCACCGCGCTTCGGTCCGGGAAAGGCGAAGTTCTTACAACGGATAATGCTATCTTGTACGGGATGACTAAACAAGATCCGAACTACGAGGTTGTTGGCGGTACATTCACTGACGAGCCATACGGAATTGCGATCAAGAAAGGCGAATCCGGCCTTGTCGCCCTTGTCAACGAGACATTGAAGGAACTGAAATCCAGCGGCGAGTACGACAAGATATACGAGAAATGGATCGGCGAAAAGCCGCCGGCGGAGTAACGGTCATACATGATTGATTTCTCCGTGCTGACCGGTCATTGGGATGAATATTTGACCGGACTGCGAAATACGCTGTTCGCCAGTCTTCTTGCATTGGCGGGCAGCTTTGTAATTGGGACTCTCATTGCCGTATTCCGGATCTCGCCGCTGAAGCCGCTGCAGGCGGCAGGAACCGCATATGTGGAGATATTTCGCAACATCCCGCTTCTGCTCGTCGTATATATGTTCTTTCTCGGCTTGCCGGCGGTCGGTATTCAGCTGAACGGCTTCGTGTCAGGTACAATCGGACTTATGGTCTACACCTCTGCATTTATCGCTGAAGCGATTCGGGCCGGGATTATGGCGGTACCCAGGGGACAGACGGAGGCCGCCCGTTCCTCGGGACTCTCATATGCCCAGACCATGCGTTATGTAGTTCTCCCTCAGGCGGTTAAAATCGTAGTGCCGCCCATTACTAATCAATTTCTTAACCTGGTGAAAAATTCATCCGTGCTTGGGGTTGTAGCCGGACTCGACTTGATGTATTACGGAGATTTAGTAAACTCCGAAACTTATAATACAGTGACCAGTTACTTTTTTGTCGCCTTATTCTATTTAATGTTGACATTCCCGCTTGCCTTTGCTTCCCGCGCGTTGGAACGCAGGCTCGCGCGAAGCGGCTGAAGGGAGGGGAAGTCATGGATTTTCAAAAGGCTTACTCGCCCGACAATTTGCGGTTTCTGATGG
This is a stretch of genomic DNA from Paenibacillus sp. sptzw28. It encodes these proteins:
- a CDS encoding amino acid ABC transporter ATP-binding protein, translated to MITFKQVDKYFGRFQVLMDINLHIGQGEVVVVVGPSGSGKSTLLRCINRLETVSEGELTVDGIKVNDRSTDINKLRRNIGMVFQHFNLYTHMKVIDNITLAPIKALGLPPSEAKETARFYLDKVGIPEKADAYPSQLSGGQQQRVAIARGLAMKPKIMLFDEPTSALDPEMIGEVLDVMKSLAHEGMTMVVVTHEMGFAREVADRIVFMDQGRIIEEAVPAQFFDNPKEERARLFLSRIINH
- a CDS encoding transporter substrate-binding domain-containing protein translates to MKKNKRWLTIMLLITAVMLVLAGCGAKNNGSSGGNAGTSGGGNQGTGASAGDSEGVLADIKARGKLVAGVKFDTKLFGLKDPATRNVEGFDVDIAKAIAKKIFGDDSKLELKEVTSKTRIQMLNAGDIDLIVATMTITEERKKQVDFTDVYFKAGQSLLVKKGSPIRSIDDITKDTKVLGVKGSTSIKNIEDKVAGLSVQQYENYQEAFTALRSGKGEVLTTDNAILYGMTKQDPNYEVVGGTFTDEPYGIAIKKGESGLVALVNETLKELKSSGEYDKIYEKWIGEKPPAE
- a CDS encoding amino acid ABC transporter permease → MIDFSVLTGHWDEYLTGLRNTLFASLLALAGSFVIGTLIAVFRISPLKPLQAAGTAYVEIFRNIPLLLVVYMFFLGLPAVGIQLNGFVSGTIGLMVYTSAFIAEAIRAGIMAVPRGQTEAARSSGLSYAQTMRYVVLPQAVKIVVPPITNQFLNLVKNSSVLGVVAGLDLMYYGDLVNSETYNTVTSYFFVALFYLMLTFPLAFASRALERRLARSG